A window of the Enoplosus armatus isolate fEnoArm2 chromosome 5, fEnoArm2.hap1, whole genome shotgun sequence genome harbors these coding sequences:
- the trappc4 gene encoding trafficking protein particle complex subunit 4 isoform X5 — translation MVIYSVYVVNKAGGLVYQYDNYVPRAEAEKTFSHPLDLVLKHHDEKVVVSFGQRDGIRGIKFIVLADPRQSGIDALLRKIYEIYSDFALKNPFYSLEMPIRCELFDQNLKGALEIAEKAGNFGAGS, via the exons ATGGTGATctacagtgtgtatgtggtgaACAAGGCTGGAGGTTTAGTTTACCAGTATGACAATTATGTCCCGAGAGCGGAGGCCGAGAAAACGTTTAGCCATCCTTTAGATTTAGTGCTTAAGCATCACGATGAAAAGGTCGTCGTGTCGTTTGGGCAGCGGGACGGAATCAGAG GGATAAAGTTCATCGTACTGGCCGACCCTCGACAATCTGGTATTGATGCTCTATTGAGGAAGATTTATGAGATCTATTCAGATTTCGCCCTCAAGAATCCGTTCTATTCTCTGGAAATGCCAATCag GTGTGAACTCTTTGATCAGAATCTGAAGGGGGCACTGGAGATCGCGGAAAAAGCTGGCAACTTTGGAGCTGGATCGTGA
- the cfap45 gene encoding cilia- and flagella-associated protein 45 — protein MWTKWRRPATQATSTTLCLLATVTLLRRGSSSTSSRNSSHTRRYHTRAATSEVDETLFGSPKLDKRGNSASKAKNRPQKNQVGETVQIITKDLIRDLRIPFKDPSGESIILPSAEFERITSASRVLSKEEREALREAYQRKKEEEIKAVEERKRRIYEADLSRKENQALTELEIEARDRDRRLVERANALRLEEEDEIKKLNKLILDVQCQATRDAQIQEKKQIQGEFLEEEKRLDAMMEVERRKAVETVEQIDELHKQQRISGMQQIYGQIRQRLEEKQMQEEMKEQEKQQIRDNHEKMNLEDLKAMEKKRAEQQRLQEEFMRINAETVWAKQQRREEEKLADMRDMEYIRNKLEREAEYEAEQRRIKKEKELEIARLRARQEKAKDYKAEQDELHARRNKEIADREWRRKEREMASKTAQEEAMLRAARLEQVHCKEHFLSMEAGREKAEFERVLKVQQEMIIKQKDAEEKQRQKAHRHAEAICHQVKERELSAVAKRREIFKEADRLVEEAQQRRMRLNEIKEKKLKELQATGLPEKYCCEVERKATQADSLTIRFK, from the exons ATGTGGACTAAGTGGCGCCGCCCAGCCACGCAGGCCACCAGCACGACACTGTGCCTTTTAGCAACAGTGACGCTATTG AGACGAGGATCCAGCTCGACAAGCTCAAGGAACAGCTCTCATACCCGCCGGTACCACACGCGGGCCGCCACCTCTGAGGTGGACGAAACCCTGTTCGGGAGCCCAA AGTTAGACAAACGTGGAAACTCAGCCTCCAAGGCCAAGAATCGGCCCCAGAAGAACCAGGTCGGAGAGACTGTTCAAATCATCACCAAAGACCTCATCCGCGATCTCAG GATCCCATTTAAGGACCCTTCAGGAGAGTCCATCATTCTACCATCAGCTGAGTTTGAGCGGATCACCTCAGCATCCCGGGTTCTCAgtaaggaggagagggaggcccTGAGGGAGGCTtatcagaggaagaaagaagaggaaatc AAAGCTGTAGAGGAAAGGAAGCGCCGGATCTATGAGGCAGACCTGTCCCGTAAGGAGAACCAGGCGCTGACTGAGCTGGAGATAGAGGCCCGGGACCGGGACCGACGGTTGGTGGAGCGGGCCAACGCCTTAaggctggaggaagaggacgagatCAAAAAGCTCAACAAG CTGATCCTGGATGTTCAGTGTCAAGCCACACGTGATGCCCAGATCCAGGAGAAGAAACAGATCCAGGGGGAGTTCTTAGAGGAGGAGAAGCGTCTGGATGCCATGATGGAGGTGGAGCGCCGAAAGGCTGTGGAGACTGTGGAGCAGATTGATGAGCTGCACAAACAACAGAGGATCAG TGGAATGCAGCAAATTTACGGCCAGATCCGGCAACGCCTGGAGGAGAAGCAAAtgcaggaggagatgaaagagcaggagaagcagcagatACGAGACAACCACGAGAAAATGAACCTGGAAGACCTGAAG GCcatggagaagaagagggcgGAGCAGCAGCGCCTGCAGGAGGAGTTCATGCGCATCAACGCTGAGACCGTGTGGGccaagcagcagaggagagaggaggagaagctggcTGACATGAGAGATATGGAATACATCCGAAACAAACTG GAGCGGGAGGCAGAATatgaagcagagcagaggagaatcaagaaggagaaggagttgGAGATTGCCAGACTGAGGGCCCggcaagaaaaagcaaaagactACAAAGCAGAGCAG GATGAGCTCCATGCTCGGAGGAACAAAGAAATCGCAGACAGGgaatggaggaggaaagagagagagatggcttCAAAGACAGCACAGGAGGAAGCGATGCTGAGGGCGGCTCGCTTGGAGCAGGTTCACTGTAAAGAGCACTTCCTGTCGATGGAGGCTGGCCGGGAGAAGGCAGAGTTTGAGAGGGTGCTGAA GGTGCAACAGGAAATGATCATCAAACAGAAGGACGCGGAGGAGAAGCAGCGTCAGAAAGCGCACCGTCACGCAGAGGCCATCTGCCACCAGGTGAAGGAACGTGAGCTCTCGGCAGTAGCAAAGCGCAGAGAGATCTTCAAGGAGGCAGATCGGCTGGTCGAGGAAGCCCAGCAGAGACGTATGCGCCTCAACGAGATCAAagagaagaagctgaaggagcTCCA AGCCACAGGACTCCCTGAAAAATACTGCTGTGAAGTGGAAAGGAAGGCTACGCAAGCTGATTCACTCACAATTAGATTCAAATGA
- the rps25 gene encoding small ribosomal subunit protein eS25 — MPPKQDKKKDTGKSKKDKDPVNKSGGKAKKKKWSKGKVRDKLNNLVLFDKATYEKLYKEVPNYKLITPAVVSERLKIRGSLARNALQELLAKGMIKLVSKHRAQLIYTRNTKGGDEEAAAEKA, encoded by the exons ATG CCTCCCAAGCAAGACAAGAAGAAGGACACTGGGAAGTCCAAGAAGGACAAGGACCCAGTCAACAAATCTGGAGGCAAAGCCAAGAAGAAG AAGTGGTCCAAGGGAAAGGTGAGGGATAAGCTCAACAACCTGGTCCTCTTCGACAAGGCAACCTACGAGAAGTTGTACAAAGAAGTTCCCAACTACAAGCTCATCACCCCAGCTGTTGTGTCTGAGAGGCTGAAGATCCGTGGCTCTCTGGCCAGGAACGCCCTCCAGGAACTGCTTGCCAAAG GCATGATCAAACTGGTGTCCaaacacagagcacagctgATTTACACACGTAACACCAAGGGTGGAGATGAGGAGGCAGCAGCGGAGAAGGCATAA
- the trappc4 gene encoding trafficking protein particle complex subunit 4 isoform X3 gives MVIYSVYVVNKAGGLVYQYDNYVPRAEAEKTFSHPLDLVLKHHDEKVVVSFGQRDGIRVGHAVLSINGADVVGRLFAIGSQLSPEVGSSGIEMLETDVFKLHCFQTLTGIKFIVLADPRQSGIDALLRKIYEIYSDFALKNPFYSLEMPIRCELFDQNLKGALEIAEKAGNFGAGS, from the exons ATGGTGATctacagtgtgtatgtggtgaACAAGGCTGGAGGTTTAGTTTACCAGTATGACAATTATGTCCCGAGAGCGGAGGCCGAGAAAACGTTTAGCCATCCTTTAGATTTAGTGCTTAAGCATCACGATGAAAAGGTCGTCGTGTCGTTTGGGCAGCGGGACGGAATCAGAG TGGGCCATGCAGTGCTGTCCATCAACGGAGCTGACGTGGTCGG caGGTTGTTTGCTATAGGTTCACAGCTGTCCCCTGAAGTTGGCAGTTCAGGTATTGAGATGCTAGAAACGGACGTCTTCAAACTCCACTGCTTCCAGACTCTCACAG GGATAAAGTTCATCGTACTGGCCGACCCTCGACAATCTGGTATTGATGCTCTATTGAGGAAGATTTATGAGATCTATTCAGATTTCGCCCTCAAGAATCCGTTCTATTCTCTGGAAATGCCAATCag GTGTGAACTCTTTGATCAGAATCTGAAGGGGGCACTGGAGATCGCGGAAAAAGCTGGCAACTTTGGAGCTGGATCGTGA
- the trappc4 gene encoding trafficking protein particle complex subunit 4 isoform X4 has protein sequence MVIYSVYVVNKAGGLVYQYDNYVPRAEAEKTFSHPLDLVLKHHDEKVVVSFGQRDGIRVGHAVLSINGADVVGKNTAEGKEMLETDVFKLHCFQTLTGIKFIVLADPRQSGIDALLRKIYEIYSDFALKNPFYSLEMPIRCELFDQNLKGALEIAEKAGNFGAGS, from the exons ATGGTGATctacagtgtgtatgtggtgaACAAGGCTGGAGGTTTAGTTTACCAGTATGACAATTATGTCCCGAGAGCGGAGGCCGAGAAAACGTTTAGCCATCCTTTAGATTTAGTGCTTAAGCATCACGATGAAAAGGTCGTCGTGTCGTTTGGGCAGCGGGACGGAATCAGAG TGGGCCATGCAGTGCTGTCCATCAACGGAGCTGACGTGGTCGGCAAGAACACAGCAGAAGGAAAA GAGATGCTAGAAACGGACGTCTTCAAACTCCACTGCTTCCAGACTCTCACAG GGATAAAGTTCATCGTACTGGCCGACCCTCGACAATCTGGTATTGATGCTCTATTGAGGAAGATTTATGAGATCTATTCAGATTTCGCCCTCAAGAATCCGTTCTATTCTCTGGAAATGCCAATCag GTGTGAACTCTTTGATCAGAATCTGAAGGGGGCACTGGAGATCGCGGAAAAAGCTGGCAACTTTGGAGCTGGATCGTGA
- the trappc4 gene encoding trafficking protein particle complex subunit 4 isoform X2 → MVIYSVYVVNKAGGLVYQYDNYVPRAEAEKTFSHPLDLVLKHHDEKVVVSFGQRDGIRVGHAVLSINGADVVGKNTAEGKDILEYLKDASNYPVSIRFGRARLSSNEKLMLASMFHSLFAIGSQLSPEVGSSGIEMLETDVFKLHCFQTLTGQWYKCELFDQNLKGALEIAEKAGNFGAGS, encoded by the exons ATGGTGATctacagtgtgtatgtggtgaACAAGGCTGGAGGTTTAGTTTACCAGTATGACAATTATGTCCCGAGAGCGGAGGCCGAGAAAACGTTTAGCCATCCTTTAGATTTAGTGCTTAAGCATCACGATGAAAAGGTCGTCGTGTCGTTTGGGCAGCGGGACGGAATCAGAG TGGGCCATGCAGTGCTGTCCATCAACGGAGCTGACGTGGTCGGCAAGAACACAGCAGAAGGAAAAGACATCCTTGAATACTTAAAGGATGCCTCAAATTACCCAGTGTCTATTCGCTTTGGACGGGCACGCCTGAGCTCCAACGAGAAGCTGATGCTGGCATCTATGTTCCACTC GTTGTTTGCTATAGGTTCACAGCTGTCCCCTGAAGTTGGCAGTTCAGGTATTGAGATGCTAGAAACGGACGTCTTCAAACTCCACTGCTTCCAGACTCTCACAGGTCAGTGGTATAA GTGTGAACTCTTTGATCAGAATCTGAAGGGGGCACTGGAGATCGCGGAAAAAGCTGGCAACTTTGGAGCTGGATCGTGA
- the trappc4 gene encoding trafficking protein particle complex subunit 4 isoform X1 → MVIYSVYVVNKAGGLVYQYDNYVPRAEAEKTFSHPLDLVLKHHDEKVVVSFGQRDGIRVGHAVLSINGADVVGKNTAEGKDILEYLKDASNYPVSIRFGRARLSSNEKLMLASMFHSLFAIGSQLSPEVGSSGIEMLETDVFKLHCFQTLTGIKFIVLADPRQSGIDALLRKIYEIYSDFALKNPFYSLEMPIRCELFDQNLKGALEIAEKAGNFGAGS, encoded by the exons ATGGTGATctacagtgtgtatgtggtgaACAAGGCTGGAGGTTTAGTTTACCAGTATGACAATTATGTCCCGAGAGCGGAGGCCGAGAAAACGTTTAGCCATCCTTTAGATTTAGTGCTTAAGCATCACGATGAAAAGGTCGTCGTGTCGTTTGGGCAGCGGGACGGAATCAGAG TGGGCCATGCAGTGCTGTCCATCAACGGAGCTGACGTGGTCGGCAAGAACACAGCAGAAGGAAAAGACATCCTTGAATACTTAAAGGATGCCTCAAATTACCCAGTGTCTATTCGCTTTGGACGGGCACGCCTGAGCTCCAACGAGAAGCTGATGCTGGCATCTATGTTCCACTC GTTGTTTGCTATAGGTTCACAGCTGTCCCCTGAAGTTGGCAGTTCAGGTATTGAGATGCTAGAAACGGACGTCTTCAAACTCCACTGCTTCCAGACTCTCACAG GGATAAAGTTCATCGTACTGGCCGACCCTCGACAATCTGGTATTGATGCTCTATTGAGGAAGATTTATGAGATCTATTCAGATTTCGCCCTCAAGAATCCGTTCTATTCTCTGGAAATGCCAATCag GTGTGAACTCTTTGATCAGAATCTGAAGGGGGCACTGGAGATCGCGGAAAAAGCTGGCAACTTTGGAGCTGGATCGTGA
- the sgcg gene encoding gamma-sarcoglycan gives MVREQYVTTTQGSSVPRPVPDHVYKIGIYGWRKRCLYLFVLLLIIILVVNFALTIWILRVMWFNTEGMGHLQVNSDGVKLEEGESEFLFPVYAQEIHSREDSSLLAHSSENVSLNARNENGDVTGRISVGPKEAQGHARNLLINSHNDNMLFSADGDQAVIGPDKLRVTGPEGALFQHSVEVPLLKSELLKDLRLESPTRSLSMDAPKGVHIKALAGNIEAASNMDVILQSSIGLLVLDAETVRMPSLPLSEGGVSGNAQGLYEVCVCPSGKLFLSKAGVTSTCSENQEC, from the exons ATGGTGCGGGAGCAGTATGTCACCACCACCCAGGGCAGCAGCGTGCCCAGGCCGGTGCCCGACCACGTCTACAAGATCGGCATCTATGGCTGGAGGAAGCGCTGCCTCTACCTGTTTGTCCTGctgctcatcatcatcctggTGGTCAACTTTGCCCTCACCATCTGGATCCTCCGGGTGATGTGGTTCAACACG GAAGGGATGGGACACCTACAAGTAAACTCAGATGGGGTCAAGCTGGAGGAGGGCGAGTCAGAGTTTCTTTTCCCCGTCTACGCTCAGGAGATCCACTCCAGAGAA GACTCTTCACTTCTGGCACACTCATCGGAAAATGTTTCCCTTAATGCCCGCAATGAAAATGGTGATGTCACAGGGAGGATATCTGTGG GTCCAAAAGAAGCTCAGGGACACGCTCGAAATCTGCTCATTAACTCccacaatgacaacatgctgTTCAGTGCAGATGGCGACCAGGCTGTGATTGGACCAGACAAACTACGAGTCACAG GTCCTGAAGGAGCGCTGTTCCAGCATTCAGTGGAGGTGCCCCTGCTGAAATCTGAACTTCTCAAAGACCTGAG GCTGGAGTCTCCCACTCGCTCTCTCAGTATGGACGCGCCAAAAGGAGTTCATATCAAAGCGCTGGCTGGCAACATTGAAGCTGCTTCCAACATGGATGTTATTCTTCAGTCTAGTATAGGACTG CTGGTGCTGGATGCTGAGACGGTGCGCATGCCGAGCCTGCCCCTGAGTGAAGGAGGGGTTTCTGGAAATGCTCAGGGTCTCTACGAGGTCTGTGTCTGTCCCAGTGGCAAGCTCTTCCTGTCCAAGGCGGGGGTCACCTCCACTTGCAGTGAGAATCAGGAGTGCTAG
- the slc37a4a gene encoding glucose-6-phosphate exchanger SLC37A4a, producing MATASYGYYRGTIFLAMFVGYTLYYFNRKTFSFVMPSLMQEIKMDKDDLGMITSSQSLAYAISKFISGVLSDQISARWLFSIGLCMVGGINVVFSWSSTAAVFSALWFFNGLGQGLGWPPCGRVLRKWFEPSQFGTWWAVLSCSMNLAGSLGPIIATVLAESYSWRTILSVSGMTCVAFSFVCLLLIKNEPKEVGLPNIEAAAKKGKGGSSSDESTLSEFLLSPYLWLLSVSYLVVFGVKTACTDWGQLFLIQDKGQSTLMGSSYMSALEVGGLLGSLAAGFLSDKAVAKQGTRIYGNPRHFILICMMAGMSVSMYLFRVTVNPDSSKVWILSLGAAFGFSSYGPIALFGVIANESAPSNYCGTSHAIVALMANIGGFMSGLPFSTIAKHHGWETAFWVAEVTCAATTIGFFLLRNIRTKMGHVSKKAD from the exons ATGGCTACAGCAAGTTATGGATACTACCGAGGCACTATATTTCTGGCCATGTTTGTAGGCTACACGCTGTACTACTTTAATAGAAAGACTTTCTCCTTTGTGATGCCTTCTCTAATGCAAGAAATTAAGATGGATAAGGATGACCTGG GCATGATCACCAGCAGTCAGTCTTTGGCCTACGCTATCAGTAAGTTCATCAGCGGCGTGCTTTCGGACCAGATCAGCGCCCGCTGGCTGTTCTCCATTGGCCTGTGCATGGTGGGAGGCATCAACGTAGTCTTCTCCTGGTCCTCCACTGCCGCTGTCTTCTCTGCCCTGTGGTTCTTCAACGGCCTGGGCCAGGGCCTCGGCTGGCCTCCCTGCGGCAGGGTTCTGCGTAAG TGGTTTGAGCCCTCTCAGTTCGGGACATGGTGGGCCGTTCTCTCCTGCAGCATGAATCTGGCCGGCAGCTTGGGTCCCATTATTGCCACAGTGCTGGCCGAGAGTTACAGCTGGAGGACGATACTGTCGGTGTCTGGAATGACTTGTGTGGCGTTctcctttgtctgtctgctgctcatCAAGAATGAGCCCAAGGAGGTGGGGCTGCCCAACATAGAGGCAGCAGCCAAGAAGGGCAAAGGAG GATCCTCCAGTGATGAAAGCACCCTGTCCGAGTTCCTGCTGTCACCCTACCTGTGGCTGCTATCTGTGTCCTACCTGGTGGTGTTTGGGGTGAAGACGGCCTGCACTGACTGGGGCCAGCTCTTTCTCATTCAGGACAAGGGACAGTCTACGCTCATGG GTAGCTCATACATGAGTGCCCTGGAGGTTGGAGGCCTGTTGGGCAGTCTTGCAGCAGGTTTCCTCTCTGACAAGGCCGTGGCCAAA CAAGGCACGAGAATCTATGGCAATCCCCGCCATTTCATCCTGATCTGCATGATGGCTGGAATGTCTGTTTCCATGTACCTGTTCAGAGTCACAGTTAATCCTGACAGCTCAAAG GTTTGGATACTCAGCTTGGGAGCTGCCTTTGGCTTCTCCTCTTATGGACCAATAGCATTGTTTGGAGTTATAGCCAATGAGAGTGCCCCATCCAACTACTGTGGGAcatcacatgccattgttgCCCTGATGGCCAACA TTGGTGGCTTCATGTCCGGACTACCATTCAGCACCATTGCCAAGCACCACGGCTGGGAAACGGCCTTCTGGGTAGCAGAGGTCACCTGTGCCGCCACCACTATCGGATTCTTCCTGCTGCGCAACATCCGGACCAAGATGGGTCACGTGTCCAAGAAGGCAGACTAA